One stretch of Saccharopolyspora erythraea DNA includes these proteins:
- a CDS encoding HAD family hydrolase, protein MTSPPAIIEASAAVLLDFDGPVCAVFGGLPDHEVAAELRDLFDGDLPAAVNQSRDPFDVLKYATSHGDLAADVERRLRELEVRAVEVAPPTPGTSEVLDTLWARGMPVVIVSNNSTAAVSTYLQVHRMGHTVVGISARSGPNVNQLKPHPYLIQEAIGLLDVRADGCVMIGDSTSDIEAGQRAGTSVIAYANKPGKRERFEPLAPTAIIERMRELI, encoded by the coding sequence ATGACGAGCCCGCCTGCGATCATCGAGGCCAGCGCTGCGGTGCTGCTCGACTTCGACGGCCCTGTGTGTGCCGTCTTCGGCGGCCTTCCCGACCACGAGGTGGCGGCCGAGCTGCGCGACCTCTTCGACGGCGACCTTCCCGCGGCCGTGAACCAGAGTCGGGACCCGTTCGACGTTCTGAAGTACGCCACGAGTCATGGCGACCTGGCGGCGGACGTAGAACGCCGGCTCCGGGAACTCGAAGTGCGCGCGGTCGAAGTCGCGCCACCAACACCAGGCACGTCCGAGGTGCTCGACACGCTCTGGGCGCGTGGGATGCCGGTAGTGATCGTCTCGAACAACTCCACGGCCGCTGTCTCGACGTACCTCCAGGTCCACCGCATGGGGCACACCGTGGTTGGAATCTCGGCGAGGAGCGGTCCGAACGTTAACCAGCTCAAGCCCCATCCCTACCTGATCCAGGAAGCGATCGGACTCCTTGACGTCCGTGCTGATGGCTGCGTGATGATCGGGGACTCAACAAGCGACATCGAGGCCGGGCAGCGCGCAGGGACCAGCGTTATCGCCTATGCGAACAAGCCCGGAAAGCGGGAGCGGTTCGAGCCGCTGGCGCCTACGGCGATCATCGAGCGGATGCGCGAACTCATCTAG
- a CDS encoding FtsK/SpoIIIE domain-containing protein: MTDTRVNTERSPIRDGARFVVKHPRSSSSTVVLGSAVLWVGYQTVLMAAGIAVLAGASWWLLDKPTFDRFAGRLLRAWWRRWLIYQRQWAKIVFACNLVTSDHRGQMMVPKLVGVRSTWVWDTLFIRMAKGQQPEDFEGVLGRLTHSFKARVGNVRLVKPGKLALDLQRREPFDEMHIPLPELHPATGQVDLSNVVIGRDEYGRDLAFDLLKRDLHILFGGATGAGKGSWLWSLLRAVAPLIQAGHVRLWVIDPKGGQEFGAGRAMFHEFADNAKDGLELTKKYVKTLDERKLDLGRRGIRTATVSAETPLDVLLVDELSALTAYGEKDIMRAFEPLISTALTQFRSVNGRVWGATQEPTKDVIPMRGLFPTKVALRLDSASYVDMCLGEGMRDMGAFADKIPAFLPGVAYVKKDGRREPLRCRTPYVTDADITELVTFCTDRGATVIPLHRDTTATTGPDQQQRSDEPHWSEVDFEALEDDHDDGNDPDGGESDSGFEEIDQFEGEDDADEEIA; the protein is encoded by the coding sequence GTGACCGACACGCGCGTGAATACCGAAAGAAGTCCGATCCGCGACGGCGCCCGGTTCGTGGTGAAGCACCCGCGCTCGTCGTCCTCGACGGTGGTGCTCGGCTCGGCCGTGCTCTGGGTCGGCTACCAAACGGTCCTCATGGCCGCCGGTATCGCGGTTCTCGCGGGGGCGTCGTGGTGGCTGCTGGACAAGCCGACGTTCGACCGCTTCGCGGGGCGGCTGCTGCGGGCGTGGTGGAGACGGTGGCTGATCTACCAGCGGCAGTGGGCGAAGATCGTGTTCGCCTGCAACCTGGTCACCAGCGACCACCGGGGCCAGATGATGGTGCCCAAGCTGGTGGGCGTGCGCTCGACGTGGGTGTGGGACACCCTGTTCATCCGCATGGCCAAGGGCCAGCAGCCCGAGGACTTCGAGGGCGTGCTGGGGCGGCTGACCCACTCCTTCAAGGCACGGGTAGGCAACGTGCGGCTGGTCAAGCCGGGCAAGCTCGCCTTGGACCTCCAGCGCCGGGAGCCGTTCGACGAGATGCATATCCCGCTGCCCGAGCTGCACCCGGCGACCGGGCAGGTGGATCTGTCGAACGTGGTGATCGGCCGGGATGAGTACGGCCGGGATCTGGCGTTCGACCTGCTGAAGAGGGATCTGCACATCCTGTTCGGCGGTGCGACGGGCGCGGGCAAGGGCTCGTGGCTGTGGTCGCTGCTGCGGGCGGTGGCTCCGCTGATCCAGGCCGGCCACGTCCGGCTCTGGGTGATCGATCCCAAGGGCGGGCAGGAGTTCGGCGCCGGACGGGCGATGTTCCACGAGTTCGCCGACAACGCCAAGGACGGCTTGGAGCTGACGAAGAAGTACGTGAAGACGCTCGACGAGCGCAAGCTCGACCTGGGCCGTCGGGGCATCCGCACCGCGACCGTGTCCGCCGAGACGCCGCTGGATGTGCTGCTCGTCGACGAGCTCTCAGCGCTGACCGCCTACGGCGAAAAGGACATCATGCGCGCGTTCGAGCCGCTGATCTCCACCGCGCTCACCCAGTTCCGGTCGGTCAACGGCCGCGTCTGGGGCGCCACGCAGGAACCGACCAAGGACGTGATCCCCATGCGCGGGCTGTTCCCCACCAAGGTCGCGCTGCGGCTGGACTCCGCGTCGTATGTGGACATGTGCCTGGGGGAAGGCATGCGCGACATGGGCGCGTTCGCCGACAAGATCCCCGCCTTTCTGCCCGGCGTGGCCTATGTCAAAAAGGACGGCCGCCGCGAGCCGCTGCGCTGCCGCACCCCGTATGTCACCGACGCCGACATCACCGAGCTGGTGACCTTCTGCACCGACCGCGGGGCCACGGTGATCCCGCTGCACCGCGACACCACCGCCACCACCGGCCCCGACCAGCAGCAGCGCTCCGACGAACCGCACTGGTCCGAGGTGGACTTCGAAGCCCTCGAAGACGACCACGACGACGGCAACGACCCGGACGGCGGCGAGTCCGACTCCGGGTTCGAAGAGATCGACCAGTTCGAAGGCGAAGACGACGCCGACGAAGAGATCGCCTGA
- a CDS encoding GGDEF domain-containing protein, giving the protein MLAEIALSVSSGATGAGLLYGLHARSLARRLHTDRLTGLANRDALERAYTRHARRHPGHRVGLLVGDVDHFKTYNDTHGHFFGDSVLVCIARALTDTARPGELPVRLHGDEFAVLLTGLRPWESPEDRLGEYTTAIEAIRTVNGLPTRVSLSLGAAVDTASAVDLSTLMGRADRFMYGRKHSAPDRAPLTVQHVIAHRSADSERKSS; this is encoded by the coding sequence ATGCTGGCAGAAATCGCTTTATCCGTCAGCTCCGGCGCGACCGGTGCCGGACTGCTCTACGGCTTACACGCCCGGTCCCTGGCCCGTCGGCTGCACACCGACCGGCTCACGGGGCTGGCCAACCGCGACGCCCTGGAACGGGCCTACACCCGGCACGCCCGACGCCACCCCGGCCACCGGGTCGGGCTGCTGGTCGGCGACGTCGACCACTTCAAGACCTACAACGACACCCACGGCCACTTCTTCGGCGACTCGGTGCTCGTCTGCATCGCCCGCGCACTCACTGACACCGCCCGCCCGGGGGAACTGCCGGTGCGGCTGCACGGTGACGAGTTCGCCGTCCTGCTCACCGGTCTGCGCCCCTGGGAGAGCCCGGAGGACCGCCTCGGCGAGTACACCACCGCCATCGAGGCCATCCGGACCGTCAACGGCCTTCCCACCCGGGTGTCCCTGTCCCTGGGCGCGGCGGTCGACACCGCCTCCGCGGTCGACCTGTCCACCTTGATGGGCCGCGCGGATCGGTTCATGTACGGGCGCAAGCACAGCGCCCCCGACCGCGCCCCCCTCACCGTGCAGCACGTCATCGCTCACCGCTCCGCCGATTCCGAAAGGAAGTCCTCATGA
- a CDS encoding GntR family transcriptional regulator — protein MSELDPDDPRPPYQQVSNALRAAILTKTLKPGDKLASQGELAKRYGVARATVQQALRILRDEGLVVSRQGSGVFVRERTERPVGLRPHLEHAFSQPQVSIDFAGFSGETLHGALTEPLDRIRSGRARPESVRVRLLVPDTEVPWTLPARVDDMQDSPAFRKRAAGIMQRHTLAIVDSINEMGRLGLVADSKAELRVYPAVPLFKLYLINKSEAFFGYYPVREHSVVLDGDETPIWDLMGKDATLFHHAAEPDEESLSSLFIEQSQMWFDSIWSTVAREVRR, from the coding sequence ATGAGCGAACTAGACCCCGACGACCCGCGTCCGCCGTACCAGCAAGTTTCGAACGCCCTGCGCGCGGCGATCCTGACGAAGACCCTCAAGCCAGGCGACAAGTTGGCCTCTCAGGGGGAGCTGGCCAAGCGGTACGGGGTCGCGCGGGCAACGGTGCAGCAGGCCCTTCGCATCCTTCGTGACGAGGGACTGGTGGTGTCACGCCAAGGCAGCGGTGTCTTCGTCCGTGAGCGGACTGAACGCCCGGTCGGCCTCCGGCCTCATCTGGAGCACGCGTTCAGTCAGCCGCAGGTGTCGATCGACTTTGCCGGGTTTTCCGGAGAGACGTTGCATGGCGCCCTGACTGAGCCGCTCGATCGCATCCGAAGCGGTCGCGCGCGCCCGGAGTCAGTCCGAGTGAGGCTGCTGGTTCCTGACACGGAGGTTCCGTGGACCCTGCCGGCCAGGGTTGATGACATGCAGGACAGCCCGGCCTTCCGCAAGCGCGCGGCCGGAATCATGCAGCGGCACACGCTCGCGATCGTTGATTCGATCAACGAGATGGGGCGGCTTGGACTCGTTGCCGACTCGAAGGCTGAACTTCGCGTCTACCCCGCTGTGCCGCTGTTCAAGCTGTACCTGATCAACAAGTCCGAGGCGTTCTTCGGCTACTACCCAGTGCGGGAGCACTCCGTGGTGCTGGACGGCGACGAGACGCCGATCTGGGACCTCATGGGCAAGGACGCCACCCTCTTCCACCACGCTGCTGAGCCTGACGAGGAGTCTTTGAGTTCTCTCTTCATCGAGCAGTCCCAGATGTGGTTCGACAGCATTTGGAGCACCGTCGCGCGAGAAGTCCGCCGATGA
- a CDS encoding MerR family DNA-binding transcriptional regulator translates to MNQRRLVTTGELARELGISPRTVARYVQAGLLEPTEITLGGHYRWDIDEVREQIRRLRTDSPDTL, encoded by the coding sequence GTGAACCAGAGGCGGCTTGTCACCACGGGTGAGCTGGCGCGCGAGCTCGGGATCAGTCCGCGCACGGTGGCCCGCTACGTGCAGGCTGGCCTGCTGGAGCCAACCGAGATCACCCTCGGCGGCCATTACCGGTGGGACATCGACGAGGTACGCGAGCAAATTCGAAGGCTTCGCACGGACTCCCCAGACACGCTGTAG